One Sus scrofa isolate TJ Tabasco breed Duroc chromosome 10, Sscrofa11.1, whole genome shotgun sequence genomic window carries:
- the CCDC185 gene encoding LOW QUALITY PROTEIN: coiled-coil domain-containing protein 185 (The sequence of the model RefSeq protein was modified relative to this genomic sequence to represent the inferred CDS: inserted 1 base in 1 codon) — protein sequence MEGLGHFSPRPYPDLWEPPPPREDRASSARLGGLGPQTEPDLCSWAMTPGEGSEXAAPWLYPPCSPTPSRCRYPDSPRESCSLTDVARRPPDRAKKHRPRSRLLEDAWGEARTKLQAQGGSPHNPAWQQQPSCQHCPPARGDSPPPYPHGAYTPPRGTSRVEEVPSGDQWAARVCRGLGRWSLSSVHTEKSSVASRELGTQSACAYIQKRHSNETVASLASQYSLSSKGVQSQHTQILQNKLEEAVMSSRDQKIIALVLSRLKKAQRMRELQQQAAVAWEELKRSDQKVQLTLERERQLLLQQSQEQWQQEKEQRVRRRDRQAKITTQQESGWKGQLEDSENRRQETLERAPSETEMEHGKQCEVQRLQEQERMLHDLREQNSRLQLQKRPVQAFQKKHTHTTEGQKKVQETNLSSLVNYQARKVLMDCQAKAEELLRKLSLEQSFQWSQEIPQGVIKAHHREPKEKVQKEDAQFQQVKWRPGESEEQRKEHKRLLVELAKQKILQTRSKVHKNISDKAQHPRELSILRENTHHILKLKAEKEEKSHVDGIKEAMRKKERRIEQISREKDAPSEGFQKISRAAGTDNARAPASSCFDRAARGAQERAGQQRGGY from the exons ATGGAGGGCTTGGGCCACTTCTCCCCTCGGCCCTACCCAGACCTCTGGGAGCCCCCGCCGCCCCGCGAAGATCGCGCATCCTCCGCGCGGCTGGGCGGGCTGGGGCCGCAGACGGAACCGGACCTGTGCTCCTGGGCCATGACTCCCGGCGAGGGGAGCG CCGCGGCGCCCTGGCTGTACCCGCCCTGCTCACCCACCCCCAGCCGGTGCCGGTACCCCGACTCCCCGCGGGAAAGCTGCAGCCTGACCGACGTAGCCCGGAGGCCGCCGGACCGCGCCAAGAAGCACCGGCCGCGCAGCCGGCTCCTGGAAGATGCGTGGGGGGAGGCAAGGACCAAGCTCCAGGCACAGGGAGGCAGCCCGCACAACCCGGCCTGGCAGCAGCAGCCCTCTTGCCAGCACTGCCCTCCCGCCCGGGGAGATTCGCCCCCACCTTACCCGCACGGAGCTTACACTCCCCCGCGTGGAACTTCCCGGGTAGAAGAGGTGCCCAGCGGAGACCAGTGGGCAGCGCGGGTCTGCAGAGGTCTAGGTCGCTGGTCTCTCTCCTCAGTTCACACGGAGAAGTCTTCTGTTGCCTCCAGAGAGTTGGGGACGCAGTCAGCTTGCGCGTACATCCAGAAAAGACACAGCAATGAAACGGTGGCGTCATTAGCCAGCCAGTACTCCCTCTCCAGCAAGGGGGTGCAGAGCCAGCACACCCAGATCCTCCAAAACAAGCTAGAAGAGGCAGTAATGTCCTCCAGGGACCAGAAGATTATAGCCCTCGTGCTGAGCCGGCTCAAGAAGGCCCAGAGGATGcgggagctgcagcagcaggcggCTGTAGCCTGGGAGGAGCTGAAGCGCTCAGACCAGAAGGTCCAGTTGACCCTGGAGAGGGAGCGCCAGCTGCTACTGCAGCAGAGCCAGGAGCAGTGGCAGCAGGAGAAGGAGCAGCGTGTCCGACGGCGGGACAGACAAGCGAAGATCACGACGCAGCAGGAGAGCGGGTGGAAGGGGCAGCTGGAGGACTCGGAGAACCGGCGCCAGGAGACGCTGGAGAGGGCCCCCTCTGAGACAGAGATGGAGCATGGGAAGCAGTGCGAGGTCCAGCGCCTGCAAGAGCAGGAGAGGATGCTGCACGACCTGCGGGAGCAGAACAGCCGCCTGCAGCTTCAGAAGAGGCCAGTGCAGGCCTTTCAAAAGAAGCACACGCACACCACTGAGGGCCAGAAAAAGGTCCAGGAGACCAATCTTAGCTCTCTAGTTAATTACCAGGCCCGCAAGGTCCTCATGGACTGCCAGGCCAAGGCTGAGGAGCTCCTCCGGAAGCTGTCCCTTGAGCAGAGTTTTCAGTGGTCCCAAGAGATCCCCCAGGGCGTGATTAAAGCGCATCACCGAGAGCCCAAGGAGAAGGTCCAGAAGGAGGACGCACAGTTCCAGCAGGTCAAATGGCGCCCGGGGGAGTCcgaggagcagaggaaggagcacAAGCGGCTGCTTGTGGAGCTTGCGAAACAGAAGATCCTGCAGACCAGAAGTAAGGTCCACAAGAACATCAGCGACAAGGCACAGCACCCTCGGGAGCTCAGCATCCTGCGGGAGAACACTCATCACATCCTGAAGCTGAAAGCcgagaaggaggaaaagagtcACGTGGATGGCATCAAGGAAGCCATGAGGAAAAAGGAGCGGAGGATCGAGCAGATCTCGCGAGAGAAAGATGCACCTTCCGAGGGATTCCAAAAGATCTCCAGGGCCGCCGGGACAGACAACGCGAGAGCACCTGCCAGCAGCTGCTTTGATCGGGCGGCCCGGGGGGCCCAGGAACGAGCTGGGCAGCAGAGAGGGGGCTACTGA